From the Candidatus Amarolinea dominans genome, one window contains:
- the gatB gene encoding Asp-tRNA(Asn)/Glu-tRNA(Gln) amidotransferase subunit GatB, which produces MTMTQYQVVIGMEVHAQLQTASKMFCACDAAVFGAPPNSHVCPVCLGMPGVLPVINRRAVEQTIRTGLALAAEIAETAVFARKNYNYPDLPKGYQISQYELPLCLGGSLTITGDDGRPKVIRVRRAHLEEDTGKSKHMNQNGVTYSLLDYNRSGMPLLEIVTEADLNSAQEAYDYLTKLRTILRYIGASSGDMEKGAMRCEANVSVRTLLQAAQGEYGVKVEIKNLNSFSAVRGAVEYEVKRHIETIERGGTLQQVTLGWNEAEGRTFVQRSKESAHDYRYFPEPDLPPLRITRELVEQLRATLPELPDAKQARFMAQYGLNLNDAATLVATQAVAAYFEATVAAYGGAGREVCNWITGPLFSAMSSANQDIRSLKVTPDNLAALLTLLDRGIINRNIGQRVIATMLETGQAAADIVETEGLAQVSDSDALHAIVREVIVANPTEATKYRAGNLNLLNFLIGQVMRATRGKANQTVVRQLLEQALAE; this is translated from the coding sequence TTGACCATGACCCAATACCAAGTTGTCATCGGCATGGAAGTCCACGCCCAACTACAAACAGCGTCGAAGATGTTCTGCGCGTGCGATGCGGCCGTCTTTGGCGCGCCGCCCAACTCACACGTCTGTCCGGTCTGCCTGGGCATGCCGGGCGTGCTGCCGGTCATCAACCGCCGCGCGGTGGAGCAGACCATTCGCACCGGCCTGGCCCTCGCTGCTGAGATTGCCGAAACAGCCGTTTTTGCGCGCAAGAACTACAACTACCCCGACCTGCCCAAAGGCTATCAGATCAGTCAATATGAGCTGCCATTGTGCCTGGGCGGCAGTCTGACGATCACCGGCGATGACGGCCGGCCGAAGGTGATTCGCGTACGGCGCGCGCACCTGGAGGAAGATACCGGCAAGTCCAAGCACATGAACCAGAATGGCGTCACCTACAGCTTGCTCGACTACAATCGGTCGGGCATGCCGCTGTTGGAGATCGTGACCGAAGCGGATCTCAACAGCGCGCAGGAGGCGTATGACTACCTGACCAAGCTGCGCACGATTCTGCGCTACATCGGCGCCAGCAGCGGCGACATGGAGAAGGGCGCCATGCGCTGCGAGGCGAACGTTTCGGTGCGTACGCTGTTGCAGGCCGCCCAGGGTGAATACGGCGTCAAGGTGGAGATCAAGAACTTGAACTCCTTCAGCGCGGTGCGCGGCGCGGTGGAGTACGAAGTCAAGCGCCACATCGAGACGATCGAGCGGGGCGGCACGCTGCAGCAGGTGACGCTGGGGTGGAATGAGGCGGAAGGACGCACGTTTGTGCAGCGCAGCAAGGAATCGGCGCATGATTATCGCTATTTCCCGGAGCCAGACCTGCCACCGTTGCGTATTACGCGGGAGTTGGTGGAGCAGTTGCGCGCGACCCTGCCCGAACTGCCCGACGCCAAGCAGGCGCGCTTCATGGCGCAGTATGGACTCAATCTCAACGATGCAGCAACCCTGGTCGCGACGCAGGCGGTAGCCGCGTACTTCGAAGCGACGGTTGCTGCCTATGGCGGCGCGGGTCGTGAGGTCTGCAACTGGATCACTGGGCCTCTCTTCAGCGCCATGTCCAGTGCGAACCAGGACATCAGGTCGCTCAAGGTAACGCCCGACAACCTGGCGGCGCTGCTGACCCTGCTTGATCGCGGCATCATCAACCGCAACATCGGGCAACGGGTCATCGCGACCATGCTGGAAACCGGCCAGGCGGCCGCGGACATTGTGGAGACGGAAGGCCTTGCCCAGGTGAGCGATAGCGATGCGCTGCACGCGATCGTACGCGAGGTCATCGTGGCTAACCCCACGGAGGCAACCAAGTATCGGGCGGGCAACCTCAATCTGCTCAACTTTCTGATCGGCCAGGTGATGAGGGCCACGCGCGGCAAGGCCAATCAAACGGTGGTGCGCCAGTTGCTGGAACAAGCGCTGGCTGAGTAA
- a CDS encoding RidA family protein, translating into MSKTIISTPHAPAALGPYSQGVKVGHLIYTAGQLGLDPATGKLVDGLEAQTEQALRNLAAILEAAGSRMENVVKTTCFLADIADFKAFNGVYARFFASNPPARSTIQAGALPADARVEIEVVAFVE; encoded by the coding sequence ATGTCAAAGACAATCATCTCGACCCCGCACGCGCCCGCGGCGCTCGGTCCCTATTCGCAAGGGGTGAAAGTGGGACACCTGATCTACACCGCCGGGCAGTTGGGCCTGGACCCGGCAACGGGCAAGCTGGTGGATGGCCTGGAAGCACAGACCGAGCAGGCGCTCAGGAACCTGGCCGCGATTCTGGAGGCCGCCGGCAGCCGCATGGAAAATGTCGTCAAGACCACCTGTTTCCTGGCCGACATCGCCGATTTCAAAGCCTTCAACGGCGTGTACGCGCGCTTTTTTGCTTCCAACCCGCCCGCGCGTTCCACCATTCAGGCGGGGGCGCTGCCGGCTGATGCGCGTGTGGAGATCGAAGTTGTGGCGTTTGTGGAGTGA
- a CDS encoding nitroreductase family deazaflavin-dependent oxidoreductase, translated as MTPNVRVPSGWRRLILPLAWSKPGSWLFARLMHRLDRPVLRWTQGRASFTSLLAGLPIISLTTTGAKSGQPRTVPLVAVEDGERLVVFASNFGQAHYPAWYHNLRAHPQARVLLRGQERVYLARETEGAERDAYWAAAVKLYPGYQAYKVRTGGRPIPVIVLTPVTSTV; from the coding sequence TTGACGCCCAACGTGCGTGTACCCAGTGGTTGGCGGCGCTTGATTCTGCCCCTCGCCTGGTCGAAGCCCGGTTCCTGGTTGTTTGCCCGGCTGATGCATCGCCTGGATCGGCCGGTTCTGCGTTGGACACAGGGCCGCGCCTCTTTCACCAGTCTGCTGGCCGGGTTGCCCATCATCTCGCTGACGACGACCGGCGCCAAGAGCGGTCAACCGCGCACCGTGCCGTTGGTGGCCGTCGAAGATGGCGAACGCCTGGTGGTTTTTGCCTCTAACTTCGGTCAGGCGCACTACCCGGCCTGGTATCACAACCTGCGCGCCCATCCGCAGGCCCGCGTCTTGCTGCGCGGGCAGGAGCGCGTCTACCTCGCGCGGGAGACCGAGGGCGCGGAACGCGACGCCTATTGGGCGGCCGCGGTCAAGCTCTATCCCGGTTATCAGGCCTACAAGGTGCGCACCGGCGGGCGACCCATCCCGGTCATCGTGCTGACACCTGTTACCTCAACGGTTTAG
- a CDS encoding alpha/beta hydrolase, translated as MKTIKTIKTIKKIKKIKMRPMLMLLLILSLAACNQVAPPTASPVTPPAVATATSEPAATRTSEPTTAPTATPAPPTETPTVEPTARPTLDPAALDKSTRNIKQKNLPTCVVDGVTLRIDLYRLPEVKGPTPTIIYIHGGAWMNGSKKGGYGLSVMPQLVVRGYSFIAITYRLAPEAKFPAMIEDIKCNIRFLRAHAAEYNLDPTRFGILGNSAGGHLAALAAVTDERAGFDGAGGYAEQSSRVQVAVDMYGPTDLTAPEITEKPEFKRMIQQVFGLTDSTSDLLWRASPLFQVTPDDPPTLIVHGEQDTTVPLQQSQRFYDQLKAAGVPTELILVKNAAHGLVPEGGELSPSIDEVNRRIADFFDLYLRLNR; from the coding sequence TTGAAGACGATCAAGACGATCAAGACGATCAAGAAGATCAAAAAGATTAAGATGAGACCCATGCTCATGCTGCTGCTGATCCTATCTCTCGCCGCGTGCAACCAGGTTGCGCCCCCCACCGCATCGCCGGTTACGCCGCCAGCGGTCGCCACGGCCACCAGCGAACCTGCGGCCACGCGGACATCTGAACCAACCACAGCGCCGACGGCAACACCGGCGCCGCCAACAGAAACGCCCACAGTCGAACCGACCGCCCGGCCCACGCTCGACCCGGCCGCCCTGGACAAGTCCACGCGCAACATCAAACAGAAGAACCTGCCCACCTGCGTCGTGGACGGCGTCACCCTGCGCATTGACCTCTACCGCCTGCCCGAAGTCAAAGGCCCGACCCCGACGATCATCTACATTCATGGCGGTGCGTGGATGAATGGCAGCAAAAAGGGCGGTTATGGACTATCGGTGATGCCGCAGTTGGTCGTGCGCGGCTACTCCTTCATCGCCATCACCTATCGCCTGGCGCCAGAGGCCAAATTCCCGGCCATGATCGAAGACATCAAATGCAACATCCGCTTCTTGCGTGCGCACGCCGCGGAGTACAATCTCGATCCGACCCGCTTCGGCATCCTGGGCAACAGCGCGGGCGGGCACCTGGCCGCCCTGGCAGCCGTCACCGATGAACGCGCCGGCTTCGACGGCGCCGGCGGCTATGCCGAGCAGTCCAGCCGGGTCCAAGTGGCCGTGGACATGTACGGCCCCACCGACCTGACTGCACCCGAAATCACCGAGAAACCGGAATTCAAGCGCATGATCCAACAGGTGTTTGGACTGACCGACTCCACGTCAGACTTGCTGTGGCGCGCCAGCCCCCTGTTTCAGGTCACGCCCGATGACCCGCCCACCCTCATCGTGCATGGTGAACAGGATACAACCGTACCCTTGCAGCAATCACAACGTTTCTACGATCAGTTGAAAGCCGCCGGCGTGCCCACGGAGCTGATTCTGGTCAAGAATGCCGCACACGGCCTCGTGCCCGAGGGCGGCGAACTCAGTCCCAGCATTGACGAGGTCAATCGTCGGATTGCCGATTTCTTCGATCTCTATCTGCGCCTAAACCGTTGA
- a CDS encoding cyclic nucleotide-binding domain-containing protein — MKQDLIRNTPLFADLTAAEQEAICERLYPEQFARGAPIFEQGDPAEHLYLIQSGWVRIVGPEGAALASLGPGSVFGEADVFLGRTRSTSALAVANIEAFVLHSRDLSALLERNPQMGVRLSQAFGGNLAQMESYLAQRLSDLPGFGDLRSDQLAQVVHHLRSQTIAQGRSVFQRGEKSKGLYIIEQGALQIGSGDSFVELMPGQIAGEMALLADKPHTQDARAVEETLLWFLPRNDFSALTTVIPELRTVLSRNLRSTLSAADQTSAVNQLRTMPLFAGVSDEVLRAIARRMLLQHVPARQIIFRQGSAGEALYLVENGDIELTSSLESPDDVLARVGVGGFFGEMSLLTGRPSAVNARAVNETNLWVLYRKDFEELTGQYPALSMAISRALAARLADADERFVDRHLQRLPLFAGLSSQQLDDVASHLTPERFRRGETIFVQGEPGHTLYLIETGRVSLTTVDGGQEYELPTLHSGDFFGERSLLTGDSHTTSVVAQTDVDLWTLGREDFESLVQHYPSLALNISRALTRRLHQSENRPMQVRQAQTTVTASLPVAPAHPLMAPRATAPMPAAPSRRPAPMASAAASQAPAGLFGAIWGLGQSANNLSIWFQSRTTGTKLRLVAVILLFIWLCGIAAPLSLFNAISQRNASLGAANLVALTQRSWRNTVGSSAPALALKSGQTIALAPALPSLPTTPTWTPAPTETLIPTETPLPTATPTETPLPTTTPLPTATPTNTPAPTATARPAPAAARVAPAQQKAAPQSEAPKSGNQYVLKEMRRLTPCENKGNHNIFGLVIDAAGNPIDGITFIQTPGDNPGEVLDKNVSGSKGPGKFEFVMWKGAQYAVFATNDGQSPSGSDIARPMHSNFIDEAECAPGEGGNTLFHNSFAVVFVKTR, encoded by the coding sequence TTGAAACAAGACTTGATCCGAAACACCCCACTCTTTGCCGACCTGACGGCGGCAGAGCAGGAGGCCATCTGCGAACGGCTGTATCCAGAGCAGTTTGCACGTGGCGCGCCGATCTTCGAACAAGGAGACCCGGCAGAGCACCTGTATCTGATCCAGTCAGGCTGGGTGCGCATTGTCGGTCCCGAAGGCGCGGCCCTGGCCAGCCTCGGGCCGGGCAGTGTCTTCGGCGAAGCCGATGTGTTCCTGGGGCGCACGCGCAGCACATCCGCCCTGGCCGTGGCCAACATCGAAGCCTTTGTTCTGCACAGCAGAGACCTGAGCGCCTTGCTGGAGCGCAACCCACAGATGGGTGTGCGCCTCAGCCAGGCCTTTGGGGGCAACCTGGCGCAGATGGAAAGCTATCTGGCCCAGCGCTTGAGCGATCTCCCCGGCTTCGGCGACCTGCGCAGCGACCAACTGGCGCAGGTGGTACACCATCTGCGGTCGCAAACCATCGCACAGGGCCGCAGCGTTTTCCAACGCGGCGAGAAGAGCAAGGGCCTGTACATCATCGAACAGGGCGCCCTGCAGATTGGCAGCGGTGACAGCTTCGTAGAACTGATGCCCGGCCAAATCGCCGGTGAAATGGCGCTCTTGGCCGACAAGCCGCATACGCAGGATGCCCGCGCGGTGGAAGAGACCCTGCTGTGGTTCCTGCCCCGCAATGACTTCAGCGCCCTCACCACAGTCATTCCTGAACTACGCACCGTCCTCAGCCGCAACCTGCGCAGCACACTGTCCGCGGCCGATCAAACCAGCGCCGTCAATCAACTGCGCACGATGCCCCTCTTCGCCGGTGTGTCTGACGAGGTCCTGCGGGCCATCGCGCGGCGGATGCTGCTGCAGCACGTGCCCGCACGCCAGATCATCTTCCGCCAGGGCAGCGCAGGCGAAGCCCTCTACCTGGTAGAAAATGGCGACATCGAGCTGACATCGTCCCTGGAAAGCCCGGACGATGTGCTGGCACGCGTGGGCGTGGGCGGCTTTTTTGGCGAAATGTCTCTGCTCACCGGCCGCCCCAGCGCGGTCAACGCACGTGCCGTCAACGAAACCAATCTCTGGGTTCTCTACCGCAAGGACTTCGAGGAACTGACCGGTCAGTATCCTGCGCTGAGCATGGCCATCAGCCGTGCCCTGGCCGCACGCCTGGCCGATGCCGACGAACGTTTCGTTGATCGGCACCTGCAGAGACTGCCGCTGTTTGCCGGCCTGTCCAGTCAGCAGTTGGACGACGTGGCCTCTCATTTGACGCCGGAGCGCTTCCGTCGCGGCGAGACGATCTTTGTGCAAGGCGAGCCGGGCCACACGCTGTATCTGATCGAAACCGGTCGCGTCAGCCTGACCACTGTGGACGGCGGGCAAGAGTACGAACTGCCCACGCTGCACAGCGGCGATTTCTTCGGCGAGCGATCCTTGCTCACCGGGGACTCACACACCACCTCCGTCGTGGCGCAGACCGATGTGGATTTATGGACGCTGGGCCGCGAGGACTTCGAGTCCCTGGTGCAGCACTATCCAAGCCTGGCCCTGAATATCAGCCGTGCCCTGACGCGGCGCCTGCACCAGAGCGAAAACCGCCCCATGCAGGTGCGCCAGGCGCAGACAACCGTCACGGCGTCGCTGCCGGTCGCACCGGCACACCCGCTCATGGCGCCCCGCGCGACGGCGCCCATGCCAGCGGCGCCATCGCGCCGCCCTGCGCCAATGGCGTCGGCCGCCGCATCGCAAGCGCCGGCCGGCCTCTTTGGCGCGATCTGGGGCCTGGGACAGTCGGCCAACAATCTCTCCATCTGGTTCCAGTCACGCACCACCGGCACCAAACTGCGCCTGGTGGCTGTCATTCTGCTCTTCATCTGGCTGTGTGGCATTGCAGCGCCGCTCAGTCTGTTCAATGCCATCAGCCAGCGCAACGCCAGCTTGGGCGCGGCCAACCTGGTGGCGCTGACGCAGCGGAGCTGGCGCAACACCGTCGGTTCATCCGCGCCGGCGTTGGCGCTCAAGAGCGGCCAGACCATCGCCCTGGCGCCCGCACTCCCCAGCCTGCCGACAACCCCCACCTGGACGCCGGCCCCCACCGAAACGCTGATTCCAACGGAGACGCCGCTGCCGACCGCGACCCCCACGGAGACACCGCTGCCCACCACGACACCCCTGCCGACCGCAACGCCGACCAACACGCCGGCCCCTACCGCCACGGCACGCCCTGCGCCCGCGGCCGCACGCGTGGCGCCGGCGCAGCAAAAGGCGGCCCCCCAGTCCGAAGCGCCAAAATCTGGCAATCAGTACGTGCTGAAGGAAATGCGCCGTCTGACCCCGTGCGAGAACAAGGGCAACCACAACATCTTCGGCCTGGTCATTGATGCGGCCGGCAACCCCATTGACGGCATCACCTTCATTCAGACGCCGGGCGATAACCCGGGCGAGGTTCTGGACAAGAACGTCAGCGGCTCCAAGGGGCCGGGCAAGTTCGAATTCGTTATGTGGAAGGGCGCGCAGTACGCGGTCTTTGCCACCAACGACGGGCAAAGCCCCAGCGGTAGCGACATCGCCCGCCCGATGCACTCCAACTTCATTGACGAAGCCGAATGCGCCCCTGGCGAAGGCGGCAACACCCTGTTCCATAACTCCTTCGCGGTCGTTTTCGTCAAGACCCGCTAA
- a CDS encoding sigma-70 family RNA polymerase sigma factor, which produces MDEQALIAAAVRGELRAFNQLLQHHQALAYNVAYRMLDDTDAAADAVQEAAIKAFRGLKTYRGGSFKAWFLRIVTNNCYDWLRARGRHGVSSLDDLAEDPDYAEALVHPGEGPEARALREELSAFISRSVNSLPPDQRLTLVLADIEGVPYQEVADICNVPLGTVKSRLSRARARLRDLLMQRAELLPQRYRLENDIDGR; this is translated from the coding sequence ATGGATGAACAAGCCTTGATAGCCGCCGCTGTGCGCGGCGAACTGCGAGCCTTCAACCAACTGCTTCAACATCACCAGGCATTGGCCTACAATGTGGCCTATCGCATGTTGGATGACACCGACGCGGCCGCGGATGCCGTGCAGGAAGCCGCGATCAAGGCCTTTCGGGGGTTGAAGACCTACCGCGGCGGCTCGTTCAAGGCGTGGTTCCTGCGCATCGTCACCAATAATTGCTACGATTGGCTGCGGGCGCGAGGCCGTCACGGCGTCAGTTCGTTGGACGACCTGGCCGAAGACCCGGACTACGCGGAGGCGTTGGTTCATCCCGGTGAAGGCCCGGAGGCGCGCGCCCTGCGCGAGGAACTGAGCGCCTTCATCAGCCGCAGCGTCAACAGCCTGCCGCCCGATCAACGCCTGACCCTCGTGTTGGCCGACATCGAGGGCGTTCCCTACCAGGAAGTGGCCGACATTTGCAATGTGCCCCTGGGGACTGTCAAATCGCGCCTCAGTCGCGCCCGCGCGCGTCTGCGCGATCTGCTGATGCAGCGTGCGGAACTATTGCCCCAGCGTTACCGTCTGGAAAATGACATTGATGGCCGGTGA
- a CDS encoding zf-HC2 domain-containing protein: MNSNHLDRQPQLKIADELLSAYLDGEVTAQERAQVERALAQDSETAWRLASLQQTVTLVKALPRASLPRSFTLREVDVMPTRGAGDAAAPWWRTLFSPALLRNGMAIAALLFIVLSVGDLTLSRTMPSASAPMALKASETVVVEMVPAATPAIAAAKEAIPSPTAATEIVVAAAAQATTTPTATTVVMASRAPGTEVATTMPPPAPSAGASGALVTTVPATGAPIIELMAPPADRAVTAQDSSAHTPAAPAGPNLLRSAQVLLALLTTGLFVAWRRSLLRAR, translated from the coding sequence ATGAACAGCAATCATCTTGATCGCCAACCCCAACTGAAGATCGCCGACGAACTGCTTTCGGCCTACCTCGACGGCGAGGTGACCGCGCAGGAGCGCGCCCAGGTCGAACGCGCGCTTGCGCAAGACTCAGAGACCGCCTGGCGCCTGGCCTCCTTGCAGCAGACCGTGACCCTGGTCAAGGCGCTGCCGCGCGCGAGTTTGCCGCGTTCGTTCACCCTGCGTGAGGTGGATGTCATGCCGACGCGGGGAGCGGGTGACGCGGCCGCGCCCTGGTGGCGCACGCTGTTCTCCCCCGCCCTGCTGCGCAATGGCATGGCCATCGCCGCGCTGCTATTCATCGTGCTTTCTGTGGGTGACCTGACGCTGAGTCGGACGATGCCTTCGGCCAGCGCGCCCATGGCGCTCAAGGCGTCTGAGACGGTGGTGGTTGAAATGGTTCCAGCGGCCACGCCGGCCATTGCGGCGGCCAAAGAAGCAATCCCGTCGCCGACTGCTGCCACAGAGATTGTCGTCGCGGCCGCCGCGCAGGCGACGACGACGCCGACGGCCACCACGGTTGTGATGGCGTCGCGCGCACCGGGCACTGAAGTTGCTACAACCATGCCCCCACCCGCACCATCCGCCGGCGCGTCGGGTGCGCTGGTCACCACGGTGCCCGCGACCGGCGCCCCCATCATCGAACTGATGGCGCCGCCGGCTGACCGCGCGGTCACGGCGCAAGATTCATCGGCGCATACCCCCGCGGCTCCCGCCGGCCCCAACTTGCTGCGCAGCGCACAGGTTCTCCTGGCGCTGCTGACGACCGGCTTGTTCGTGGCCTGGAGACGCAGCCTGCTGCGGGCGCGCTAG
- a CDS encoding glycosyltransferase, with product MSVAIVHDWLNQVGGAENVLEALTQFWPRPPIYTSIYWSALARQRPAFATWDIHTSFMQRLPGVFTHHQTYLPLYPLAFEQFDLSRYELVVSNKSGFCHGVITGPETLHLCYCLTPTRFIWNFDSYAQREGGLSRLANLALRPLLSYFRLWDRLAADRVDHFIAISRAVQRRIEKYYGRASTIIYPPVDTERFVPSGRPPGDYYLAGGRLIPYKRVDLAVRAFTQLGLPLLVYGEGRDLDSLRAIAGPNVTFLGRVSWARLVELFQNCRAFIFPGLEDFGIAPLEAQACGRPVIAFAGGGSFDTVVDGETGILFSEQRVESLQAAVRRFESLTLDPDQIRRHAERFSAARFRRDMETIIAQKLDAHRAALRQATRPLRDAAP from the coding sequence GTGTCTGTTGCCATTGTCCATGATTGGCTCAACCAGGTTGGGGGCGCTGAAAACGTGCTGGAAGCGCTGACCCAATTCTGGCCGCGCCCGCCCATCTACACCAGCATCTACTGGTCGGCCCTGGCCCGGCAGCGTCCCGCGTTTGCCACCTGGGACATTCACACCTCGTTCATGCAGCGCCTGCCTGGCGTCTTCACCCATCATCAGACCTATCTGCCGCTCTATCCGCTGGCCTTCGAGCAGTTCGATCTGAGTCGCTACGAATTGGTCGTCAGCAACAAGAGCGGTTTTTGCCACGGCGTCATCACCGGTCCGGAAACCCTGCACCTCTGCTACTGCCTGACCCCCACCCGCTTCATTTGGAACTTCGATTCGTATGCGCAGCGCGAGGGCGGCCTCTCCCGCCTGGCTAATCTGGCCCTACGCCCGCTACTCAGCTATTTTCGCCTGTGGGATCGGCTGGCGGCTGATCGGGTGGACCATTTCATCGCCATCTCGCGCGCGGTGCAGCGGCGCATTGAAAAATACTACGGCCGCGCCAGCACCATCATCTACCCGCCGGTGGACACCGAGCGCTTCGTCCCCTCTGGCCGGCCGCCGGGCGATTACTACCTGGCCGGCGGCCGGCTGATTCCTTACAAACGGGTTGACCTGGCCGTGCGCGCCTTCACCCAGCTTGGACTCCCCCTGCTGGTCTATGGTGAAGGCCGCGACCTCGACAGCCTGCGCGCCATTGCCGGGCCGAACGTCACCTTCCTGGGCCGGGTCTCCTGGGCGCGCCTGGTCGAGCTTTTTCAGAACTGTCGCGCCTTCATCTTTCCTGGCCTGGAAGATTTTGGCATTGCCCCGCTGGAAGCGCAGGCGTGCGGCCGCCCGGTCATCGCCTTTGCCGGCGGCGGCTCGTTCGACACCGTTGTGGATGGCGAAACCGGCATCCTTTTCAGTGAACAGCGCGTCGAGTCATTGCAGGCGGCCGTGCGTCGCTTCGAATCGCTGACTCTTGATCCTGACCAGATTCGGCGCCATGCTGAACGTTTCAGCGCCGCGCGCTTCCGTCGCGACATGGAAACCATCATCGCCCAAAAGCTGGACGCGCATCGCGCGGCCCTGCGCCAG